The Xanthomonas sontii genome contains a region encoding:
- a CDS encoding PAS domain-containing protein: MEHWPRSLLTALSICLNSRFPMAVRWGERQFNLYNDAYVPILGLRHPQGFARPMEEVWPDVWPEVRAQADQVMASGESTWNEHIPLTMMRNGYGEQVYFTFSYSPLFDDEGRIAGVLCVCTEDTARITLARERDTLLKALDAQRAQMADAFEQSPAALAILRGPDYVIETVNRRYQQLVGPREVVGRPLTEAIPEIQHQGVIGLLDNVRTSGVPFIDESMTFQLCRSPHEATSDTTLECVYQPMHDAEGRVSGILVHGIDRTEQARAQAHDSFLLMLEDTLQNLHSTEAICETGAALLGQHLGANRCAYAIVEADEDVFDVRADYVDGASHLTGRSRFSDFGSDLLDCMRENRPWVVQDTETHQPPMRLDDQNYRRLGMRAVLTAPLHKAGRLVAAIGVHQAQPRVWTSAEIELVRLVAARCWESMQRAGAQSALASSAARLSELADAMPQIVFTAMPDGHVDYFNRRWYEYTGLPVGEAGYDSWRHVHTEEGLARVMEVWPEALRSGKPYEIEYPLRRHDGEYRWHLGRALPIRDDSGRIVRWIGTNTDIHDRRLVEQRLQESELRFRQLCDNAPVMIWMSNADGDCEYISRQWYLFTGQSEQEALGSGWQEMIHADDLATVGRTLARACADRRAYTVEYRLRRHDGEYRWCVDTATPRFSSSGQFLGFIGSLLDIAERKRIENATTAERAALEMITTGKPLSTVLEAIARGIESQSDVGLRCTIMLVDEHRQCLLEGAAPSMPPAFRKAVQRLPIDPNTGCCGRAAYLRRQVLCSDVRVNPHWQAYLATALEADIVACCSTPILASDGEVLGVVALYYPFVHYPNPHEQDLARSASHLAGIIIERRGTDLRLQQLLAAEQSARSEAERASRMKDEFLATLSHELRTPLNAILGWSRLMQDDAVRQKDLTKGLEVIERSAHSQAQIIDDLLDMSAILSGKVRLEAGELDLRALLSETIDAARPGAQNKGIDIALVADEATALPYLGDRVRLQQVLTNLIGNAIKFTPSAGTVTVTLDSTSTHVRIAVGDTGIGIDPAFLPHVFDRFRQADASSTRSAGGLGLGLAIAKQLAELHQGQLSVSSDGVGLGATFTLLLPRNDVQSLDPIRRGNDTALSGGMLRRDGIRLDGVRVLVVDDDMDSRGVTQRFLQEAGAVVEAAVCADDAEALLRERPYALLVSDVGMPRRDGHSLIRSIRARGVGAASRIPAIALTAYVRSEDRALALEAGFDAHLGKPVDPVKLLGLAASLVAPAPAALATDQSQRAESA; encoded by the coding sequence ATGGAGCACTGGCCGCGGAGCCTGCTCACGGCGCTGTCGATCTGCCTGAACTCGCGGTTCCCGATGGCGGTGCGCTGGGGCGAGCGCCAGTTCAACCTGTACAACGACGCCTACGTGCCGATCCTCGGGTTGCGGCACCCGCAAGGGTTCGCGCGGCCGATGGAAGAGGTATGGCCGGACGTCTGGCCCGAGGTGCGGGCGCAGGCCGACCAGGTGATGGCCAGCGGCGAATCGACCTGGAACGAACATATTCCGTTGACGATGATGCGCAACGGCTACGGCGAGCAGGTGTATTTCACCTTCTCCTACAGCCCGCTGTTCGACGACGAGGGCCGCATCGCCGGCGTGCTGTGCGTGTGCACCGAGGATACGGCGCGGATCACCCTGGCGCGCGAACGCGACACGCTGCTGAAGGCGCTGGACGCGCAACGTGCGCAGATGGCCGATGCCTTCGAGCAGTCGCCGGCGGCGCTGGCGATCCTGCGCGGCCCGGATTACGTGATCGAGACCGTCAACCGGCGCTACCAGCAGCTGGTCGGACCGCGCGAGGTGGTCGGCCGGCCGCTGACCGAGGCCATCCCCGAAATCCAGCATCAGGGCGTCATTGGCCTGCTCGACAACGTCCGCACCAGCGGCGTGCCGTTCATCGACGAGTCGATGACCTTCCAGCTGTGCCGCAGTCCGCACGAAGCGACCTCGGACACCACGCTGGAATGCGTGTACCAGCCGATGCACGACGCCGAGGGCCGGGTCAGCGGAATCCTGGTGCATGGCATCGACCGCACCGAACAGGCGCGCGCGCAGGCGCACGACAGCTTCCTGCTGATGCTCGAGGACACCCTGCAGAACCTTCACAGCACCGAAGCCATCTGCGAGACCGGTGCCGCCCTGCTCGGCCAGCACCTCGGCGCCAATCGCTGCGCCTACGCGATCGTCGAGGCGGACGAGGACGTGTTCGACGTGCGCGCCGACTACGTCGACGGCGCCTCGCACCTGACCGGGCGCTCGCGCTTCAGCGATTTCGGCAGCGACCTGCTGGACTGCATGCGCGAAAACCGGCCGTGGGTGGTGCAGGACACCGAGACCCACCAGCCGCCGATGCGCCTGGACGACCAGAACTACCGTCGTCTGGGCATGCGCGCCGTGCTGACCGCGCCGCTGCACAAGGCCGGCCGCCTGGTGGCCGCGATCGGCGTGCACCAGGCCCAGCCGCGCGTGTGGACCTCGGCCGAGATCGAGCTGGTGCGGCTGGTGGCGGCGCGCTGCTGGGAATCGATGCAACGCGCGGGCGCGCAAAGCGCACTGGCCAGCAGTGCCGCGCGCCTGAGCGAACTGGCCGATGCGATGCCGCAGATCGTGTTCACCGCCATGCCCGACGGCCACGTCGACTACTTCAACCGCCGCTGGTACGAGTACACCGGGCTGCCGGTCGGCGAGGCCGGCTACGACAGCTGGCGCCATGTGCACACCGAGGAAGGCCTGGCACGGGTCATGGAGGTGTGGCCGGAAGCGCTGCGCAGCGGCAAGCCGTACGAGATCGAGTACCCGCTGCGCCGCCACGACGGCGAGTACCGCTGGCATCTCGGCCGCGCCCTGCCGATCCGCGACGACAGCGGCCGCATCGTGCGCTGGATCGGCACCAACACCGACATCCACGACCGCCGTCTGGTCGAGCAGCGCCTGCAGGAAAGCGAACTGCGCTTCCGCCAGCTGTGCGACAACGCGCCGGTGATGATCTGGATGTCCAATGCCGACGGCGACTGCGAATACATCAGCCGCCAGTGGTATCTGTTCACCGGGCAGAGCGAGCAGGAGGCGCTGGGCAGCGGCTGGCAGGAAATGATCCATGCCGACGACCTGGCCACGGTCGGCCGCACCCTCGCGCGCGCCTGCGCCGACCGCCGCGCCTACACCGTGGAATACCGCCTGCGCCGCCACGACGGCGAGTACCGCTGGTGCGTGGACACCGCCACGCCGCGCTTCAGTTCGTCCGGCCAGTTCCTGGGCTTCATCGGCTCGCTGCTGGACATCGCCGAGCGCAAGCGCATCGAGAATGCCACCACCGCCGAGCGTGCGGCGCTGGAGATGATCACCACCGGCAAGCCGCTGAGCACGGTGCTGGAGGCGATCGCGCGCGGCATCGAGTCGCAGAGCGATGTCGGCCTGCGCTGCACCATCATGCTGGTCGACGAGCACCGCCAGTGCCTGCTGGAAGGCGCCGCGCCGAGCATGCCGCCCGCCTTCCGCAAGGCGGTGCAGCGCCTGCCGATCGACCCCAACACCGGCTGCTGCGGGCGCGCCGCCTATCTGCGCCGGCAGGTGCTGTGCAGCGACGTGCGGGTGAACCCGCATTGGCAGGCGTATCTGGCGACCGCCCTGGAGGCGGACATCGTCGCCTGCTGCTCGACGCCGATCCTGGCCAGCGACGGCGAAGTGCTGGGCGTGGTCGCGCTGTACTACCCGTTCGTGCACTACCCCAACCCGCACGAACAGGATCTTGCGCGCTCCGCCTCGCACCTGGCCGGCATCATCATCGAGCGCCGCGGCACCGACCTGCGCCTGCAGCAACTGCTCGCCGCCGAGCAGAGCGCGCGCAGCGAGGCCGAACGCGCCAGCCGCATGAAGGACGAGTTCCTGGCCACGCTCAGCCACGAGCTGCGCACGCCGCTGAACGCGATCCTGGGCTGGTCGCGGCTGATGCAGGACGATGCGGTGCGCCAGAAGGACCTGACCAAGGGCCTGGAGGTGATCGAGCGCAGCGCGCATTCGCAGGCGCAGATCATCGACGACCTGTTGGACATGAGCGCCATCCTGTCCGGCAAGGTCCGCCTGGAGGCCGGCGAGCTGGACCTGCGCGCACTGCTCAGCGAGACCATCGATGCGGCGCGCCCCGGCGCGCAGAACAAGGGCATCGACATCGCGCTGGTCGCCGACGAAGCGACCGCCCTGCCCTATCTGGGCGATCGGGTGCGGCTGCAGCAGGTGCTGACCAATCTGATCGGCAACGCCATCAAGTTCACCCCCAGCGCCGGCACGGTCACGGTGACCCTGGACAGCACCAGCACCCACGTCCGCATCGCCGTCGGCGATACCGGCATCGGCATCGACCCGGCGTTCCTGCCGCACGTGTTCGACCGCTTCCGCCAGGCCGACGCCAGCAGCACGCGCAGCGCCGGCGGCCTCGGCCTGGGCCTGGCGATCGCCAAGCAGCTGGCCGAACTGCACCAGGGACAGTTGTCGGTCAGCAGCGACGGCGTCGGCCTCGGCGCGACCTTCACCCTGCTGCTGCCGCGCAACGACGTACAGAGCCTGGATCCGATCCGCCGTGGCAACGATACCGCCCTGTCCGGCGGCATGCTGCGGCGTGACGGCATTCGCCTGGATGGCGTGCGCGTGCTGGTGGTGGACGACGACATGGATTCGCGGGGCGTCACCCAGCGCTTCCTGCAGGAAGCCGGTGCCGTGGTCGAGGCCGCGGTCTGCGCCGACGATGCCGAAGCGCTGCTGCGCGAACGGCCCTATGCGCTGCTGGTCAGCGACGTCGGCATGCCGCGCCGCGACGGCCACAGCCTGATCCGCAGCATCCGCGCCCGTGGTGTCGGCGCAGCCAGCCGCATCCCGGCCATCGCGCTGACCGCCTACGTGCGCAGCGAGGATCGCGCGCTGGCCCTGGAGGCCGGCTTCGATGCGCACCTGGGCAAGCCGGTGGATCCGGTCAAGCTGCTCGGGCTGGCCGCATCGCTGGTGGCGCCGGCACCGGCCGCGCTCGCCACCGACCAGAGCCAACGCGCCGAATCGGCCTGA
- a CDS encoding Tex family protein — MHDTQLAQQIANTIAAEIGAQPAQARAAIALLDEGASVPFIARYRKEVTGGLDDTQLRNLEVRLTYLRELEERRASVLASIAEQGKLSDELRAEIVAADTKSRLEDLYLPYKPKRRTRAQIAREAGLEPLADGLLADPGQVPETFAAGFVDADKGVADVKAALEGARAILMERWGEDAALVGELRTWLGEVGVIRARVAEGKEQEGAKYRDYFDHAEALAKIPSHRLLALFRARREEIVYLELDPGSEAEAGHQYAEGRVALRAGIANQGRPGDRWLLDACRLTWRAKLHMHLLLDLFNQAREKAEAEAIAVFGDNLQDLMLAAPAGPRVTLGLDPGIRTGCKIAVVDATGKLLATDTIYPHEPRRQWDQSLHTLRQLCTQHGVELIAIGNGTASRETDKLAADLIKQNPQLKLEKIVVSEAGASVYSASEFAAKEFPQLDVSLRGAVSIARRLQDPLAELVKIEPKAIGVGQYQHDVDQYRLARALDARVEDCVNAVGVYVNTASAALLSRVSGLSSSVAENIVRHRDDNGPFKRRKDLLKVPRLGDKTFEQCAGFLRIADGEEPLDASAVHPEAYPVVERIVGATGKPIKALIGDGGFLRGLKPDQFTDEKFGLPTVRDILKELEKPGRDPRPEFKAARFADGVEDIKDLKPGMVLEGVVSNVAAFGAFVDIGVHQDGLVHISALSDSYVKDPRDVVKAGDIVKVKVLEVDVARKRIALTRRLDDTPAPARPTDRDRDARGAGGPPRRERDGRGNAGGGNAKPRPAAAAPVNSALADAFARAKRS, encoded by the coding sequence ATGCACGACACTCAGCTCGCCCAGCAGATCGCCAACACCATCGCCGCCGAGATCGGCGCGCAGCCGGCGCAGGCGCGCGCCGCCATCGCCTTGCTCGACGAGGGCGCCAGCGTCCCGTTCATCGCACGCTACCGTAAGGAAGTCACCGGCGGGCTCGACGACACCCAGTTGCGCAACCTGGAAGTGCGCCTGACTTATCTGCGCGAACTGGAAGAGCGCCGCGCCTCGGTGCTCGCCAGCATCGCCGAGCAGGGCAAGCTCAGCGACGAACTGCGTGCGGAGATCGTCGCCGCCGACACCAAGTCGCGGCTGGAAGACCTGTACCTGCCATACAAGCCCAAGCGGCGCACGCGCGCGCAGATCGCCCGCGAGGCCGGGCTGGAACCGCTCGCCGATGGCCTGCTGGCCGATCCGGGCCAGGTGCCGGAAACCTTCGCCGCTGGCTTCGTCGATGCCGACAAGGGCGTGGCCGACGTCAAGGCCGCGCTGGAAGGCGCGCGCGCGATCCTGATGGAGCGCTGGGGCGAGGATGCCGCTCTGGTCGGCGAACTGCGCACCTGGCTGGGCGAGGTGGGCGTCATCCGCGCCCGCGTGGCCGAGGGCAAGGAGCAGGAAGGCGCCAAGTACCGCGACTACTTCGATCACGCCGAAGCACTGGCCAAGATTCCTTCGCACCGATTGCTGGCGCTGTTCCGCGCGCGCCGCGAGGAGATCGTGTATCTGGAACTGGATCCCGGCAGCGAGGCCGAAGCCGGCCACCAGTACGCCGAAGGCCGCGTCGCGCTGCGCGCCGGCATCGCCAACCAGGGCCGTCCGGGCGACCGCTGGCTGCTGGATGCCTGTCGCCTGACCTGGCGCGCCAAGCTGCACATGCACCTGCTGCTGGACCTGTTCAACCAGGCGCGCGAAAAGGCCGAGGCCGAGGCGATCGCGGTGTTCGGCGACAACCTGCAGGACCTGATGCTGGCCGCGCCGGCCGGGCCGCGCGTGACCCTGGGCCTGGACCCGGGCATCCGCACCGGCTGCAAGATCGCGGTGGTCGACGCCACTGGCAAGCTGCTGGCCACCGACACCATCTATCCGCACGAGCCGCGCCGGCAGTGGGACCAGTCGCTGCACACGCTGCGGCAGCTGTGCACGCAGCACGGCGTGGAGCTGATCGCGATCGGCAACGGCACCGCCAGCCGCGAGACCGACAAGCTGGCTGCGGACTTGATCAAGCAGAATCCGCAGCTGAAGCTGGAAAAGATCGTGGTCAGCGAAGCCGGTGCCTCGGTGTATTCGGCGTCCGAGTTCGCCGCCAAGGAGTTCCCGCAGCTCGACGTGTCGCTGCGCGGCGCGGTGTCGATCGCGCGGCGCCTGCAGGATCCGCTGGCGGAACTGGTCAAGATCGAGCCCAAGGCGATCGGCGTGGGCCAGTACCAGCACGACGTCGACCAGTACCGCCTGGCGCGGGCGCTGGACGCGCGGGTGGAGGACTGCGTGAACGCGGTCGGCGTGTACGTCAACACCGCCTCGGCGGCGCTGCTGTCGCGCGTGTCCGGGCTGTCGTCGAGCGTGGCCGAGAACATCGTGCGCCACCGCGACGACAACGGCCCGTTCAAGCGCCGCAAGGATCTGCTCAAGGTGCCGCGGCTGGGCGACAAGACGTTCGAACAATGCGCTGGCTTCCTGCGCATCGCCGATGGCGAGGAACCGCTGGACGCTTCGGCGGTGCACCCGGAAGCCTATCCGGTGGTGGAGCGCATCGTCGGTGCCACCGGCAAGCCGATCAAGGCGCTGATCGGCGATGGCGGCTTCCTGCGCGGGCTCAAGCCGGACCAGTTCACTGACGAGAAGTTCGGCCTGCCGACGGTACGCGACATCCTCAAGGAACTGGAGAAGCCGGGCCGCGATCCGCGCCCGGAGTTCAAGGCGGCGCGCTTCGCCGACGGCGTGGAGGACATCAAGGACCTCAAGCCGGGCATGGTGCTGGAAGGCGTGGTCAGCAACGTCGCTGCCTTCGGCGCGTTCGTCGACATCGGTGTGCACCAGGATGGCCTGGTGCACATCTCCGCGCTCTCGGACAGCTACGTCAAGGATCCGCGCGACGTGGTCAAGGCCGGCGACATCGTCAAGGTCAAGGTGCTGGAAGTGGACGTGGCGCGCAAGCGCATCGCGCTGACCCGGCGCCTGGACGACACGCCGGCGCCGGCGCGTCCGACCGACCGCGACCGCGACGCACGTGGCGCCGGCGGCCCGCCGCGGCGCGAGCGCGACGGGCGTGGCAATGCGGGCGGCGGCAATGCCAAGCCGCGGCCGGCTGCCGCGGCGCCGGTCAACAGCGCGCTGGCCGACGCGTTCGCGCGCGCCAAGCGCAGCTGA
- a CDS encoding FAD-binding oxidoreductase, whose amino-acid sequence MDLKSGYPFWSVRNGLMQSFPQLRDDVRCDVAVVGGGITGALIAEELSAHGHAVTVLEQRDIGWGSTAASTALLQYEIDTHLIDLAKRYGEPAAALAYGACAQALEQLRDLVRPLRDVDFGWNDSLYYASKRRHVRVLLEELEVRARHGLDVEWLDAQTLDADYGLQAHGAILSHQAARVDPYRLTYRLLGRAFRRGVGVYDRTRIARIVVTGRGVTLHTDHGAQVRAGHVVMAAGYANQHWLDQRVARNRSSYAFVSDPLEPSVLGPLRDTMIWESARPYLYLRSTGNGRIVAGGEDDSVDVPARRDARVDSKARTLSRKIAKVMPGLDLQPTFAWAGTFAETEDGLPFFGPHPQHGPRVQFAMAYGGNGITYSMIGAGLLRAQIERHAHPLKRLFGFSRLD is encoded by the coding sequence ATGGATCTCAAGAGCGGTTATCCCTTCTGGTCGGTCCGCAACGGCCTGATGCAGAGCTTTCCGCAGCTGCGCGACGACGTGCGCTGCGATGTCGCGGTCGTCGGCGGCGGTATCACCGGCGCCTTGATCGCCGAAGAACTGAGCGCGCACGGGCATGCCGTGACGGTCCTGGAGCAGCGCGACATCGGCTGGGGCAGCACCGCGGCCAGCACCGCCCTGCTGCAGTACGAGATCGACACCCATCTGATCGATCTGGCCAAGCGCTATGGCGAACCTGCCGCCGCCCTCGCCTACGGCGCCTGCGCCCAGGCGCTGGAGCAGTTGCGCGACCTGGTCCGGCCGCTGCGCGATGTCGACTTCGGCTGGAACGACAGCCTGTACTACGCCAGCAAACGCCGCCACGTGCGGGTGCTGCTGGAAGAGCTGGAAGTGCGCGCGCGACACGGCCTGGACGTGGAATGGCTGGACGCGCAGACGCTGGACGCGGACTACGGCCTGCAGGCGCACGGCGCGATCCTCAGCCACCAGGCGGCACGGGTGGATCCGTACCGCCTCACCTATCGCCTGCTCGGCCGCGCCTTCCGACGCGGCGTCGGCGTCTACGACCGCACCCGCATCGCGCGGATCGTGGTCACTGGCCGCGGCGTGACCCTGCACACCGATCATGGCGCGCAGGTGCGCGCCGGCCATGTGGTGATGGCCGCCGGCTACGCCAACCAGCACTGGCTGGATCAACGCGTGGCACGCAACCGCAGCAGCTACGCCTTCGTCAGCGACCCGCTCGAGCCTTCCGTCCTCGGCCCATTGCGCGACACCATGATCTGGGAAAGTGCGCGGCCGTATCTGTACCTGCGCAGCACCGGCAACGGCCGCATCGTCGCCGGCGGCGAGGACGACAGCGTGGACGTGCCGGCGCGCCGCGACGCGCGCGTGGACAGCAAGGCGCGCACGCTGTCGCGCAAGATCGCCAAGGTGATGCCGGGACTGGATTTGCAGCCGACCTTCGCCTGGGCCGGCACCTTCGCCGAGACCGAGGACGGCCTGCCGTTCTTCGGCCCGCACCCGCAGCACGGCCCGCGCGTGCAGTTCGCCATGGCCTACGGCGGCAACGGCATCACCTACAGCATGATCGGCGCCGGCCTGCTGCGCGCCCAGATCGAGCGGCATGCGCACCCGCTCAAGCGCCTGTTCGGTTTTTCCCGGCTCGACTGA
- a CDS encoding DUF5329 family protein has protein sequence MAVALAWLSVERGIAAPAAAADREIRGLLAALQSSPCRFQRNGTWYSGREAEAHLQRKYAALRSRDLVDSAEQFIARGASRSSVSGSAYRVACPGRPEQEAAAWFEQQLAALRRHAAPAPARVE, from the coding sequence TTGGCGGTGGCGCTGGCCTGGCTGAGCGTGGAGCGCGGCATCGCTGCGCCTGCGGCCGCGGCCGACCGTGAAATCCGCGGACTGCTGGCGGCGTTGCAGTCCTCGCCGTGCCGGTTCCAACGCAACGGGACCTGGTACTCCGGTCGCGAGGCCGAGGCGCATCTGCAGCGCAAGTATGCGGCACTGCGTTCGCGCGACCTGGTGGACAGCGCCGAGCAGTTCATCGCGCGAGGCGCCAGCCGCAGCAGCGTCAGCGGAAGCGCCTACCGTGTCGCCTGTCCTGGCCGGCCGGAGCAGGAGGCGGCGGCCTGGTTCGAGCAACAATTGGCGGCGTTGCGCCGTCACGCCGCGCCCGCGCCGGCGCGCGTAGAGTGA
- a CDS encoding class III poly(R)-hydroxyalkanoic acid synthase subunit PhaC, with product MKGPLSFSSDDLVQETLELQRKLLEGLRVLPGLDTVDYGATARQEVWRDGKVVLYRFVGERPPTAKVPLLIVYALVNRPYMVDLQADRSLVQGLLALGEDVYVLDWGYPDRSERYLTLEDYLLRYIDGAVDHLRSAGGGAPVNMLGICQGGTFSLCYAALQPEKVRNLITMVTPVDFHTPDNMLSNWARQVDVDLFVDTLGNVPADLMNVSYLMLKPFRLNLQKYVGLLDILDDPRALEDFLRMEKWIFDSPDLAGETFREFVKQFYQDNALMHGRARIGAHTVDLGRVTMPVLNVYAEQDHLVPPDASRALRGVVGSRDYAELSFRGGHIGIYVSGRAQREVPAALHQWLAERDGGH from the coding sequence ATGAAGGGACCGCTGAGTTTCAGCAGCGACGATCTGGTCCAGGAAACCCTGGAGCTGCAGCGCAAGCTGCTTGAGGGCCTGCGCGTGCTGCCGGGCCTGGACACGGTGGACTACGGCGCCACCGCGCGCCAGGAAGTGTGGCGCGACGGCAAGGTGGTGCTGTACCGCTTCGTCGGCGAACGCCCGCCCACCGCCAAGGTGCCGCTGCTGATCGTCTATGCCCTGGTCAACCGCCCGTACATGGTCGACCTGCAGGCCGACCGCTCGCTGGTGCAGGGACTGCTGGCGCTGGGCGAGGACGTCTATGTGCTGGACTGGGGCTACCCGGACCGCTCCGAGCGCTACCTGACGCTGGAGGACTACCTGCTGCGCTACATCGACGGCGCGGTGGACCATCTGCGTTCCGCCGGCGGCGGCGCCCCCGTCAACATGCTCGGCATCTGCCAGGGCGGCACGTTCTCGCTGTGCTACGCGGCTTTGCAGCCGGAGAAAGTGCGCAACCTGATCACCATGGTCACCCCGGTGGATTTCCACACCCCGGACAACATGCTGTCCAACTGGGCGCGCCAGGTCGACGTCGACCTGTTCGTGGACACGCTGGGCAACGTGCCGGCGGACCTGATGAACGTCAGCTACCTGATGCTCAAGCCGTTCCGCCTGAACCTGCAGAAGTACGTCGGCCTGCTCGACATCCTCGACGATCCGCGGGCGCTGGAGGACTTCCTGCGCATGGAGAAATGGATCTTCGATTCGCCGGATCTGGCCGGCGAGACCTTCCGCGAGTTCGTCAAGCAGTTCTATCAGGACAACGCGCTGATGCACGGGCGCGCGCGCATCGGTGCGCACACGGTGGACCTGGGTCGGGTCACCATGCCGGTGCTCAACGTCTATGCCGAGCAGGACCACCTGGTGCCGCCGGATGCGTCGCGGGCGCTGCGCGGCGTGGTCGGCAGCCGCGACTACGCCGAACTGAGTTTCCGCGGCGGCCATATCGGTATCTACGTCTCCGGCCGCGCCCAACGCGAAGTGCCGGCGGCGCTGCATCAGTGGCTGGCCGAGCGCGATGGCGGGCACTGA
- a CDS encoding hybrid sensor histidine kinase/response regulator translates to MPAPETSNTSAPPTTVDPNAPTDMSNQRSDIFFAAVQTTRMPMIVTDPRQPDNPIIFVNRAFLEMTGYGREELIGNNCRFLQGPDTDRETVRSVRDAITSHDEVAVEILNYRKDGSSFWNALYISPVYDDRGELVYFFGSQLDVSRRRDAEDALRQAQKMEALGQLTGGIAHDFNNLLQVMSGYLELIEHAVESDPLNPSLLRKSVDRARDAAGQAARLTQQLLAFARKQKLEGRVLNLNALVAGMSDVAERTLGDGIAFSLELSPDLRNCRIDPTQAEVALLNILINARDAMADQAAPRLVIQTRNVSVRADEPTTYDNLLPGHYVCVSITDNGSGMPPEVLARVLDPFFTTKEEGKGTGLGLSMVYGFAKQSGGAVRLYSEEGHGTTVRLYFPIDDNVENMAPRDSRTRRPFDRQGDETILIVEDRPDIAELARLFLGDQGYATHVVYNAREALELLDTGVHVDLLYSDLIMPGGLNGVMLAREARRRRPKIKVLLTTGYAESSIERTDAGGNEFEVLAKPYNRQELIRKVRMVLDGPNGVT, encoded by the coding sequence ATGCCCGCACCAGAAACCAGCAACACCTCGGCGCCGCCGACGACCGTCGACCCCAACGCACCCACCGACATGTCCAATCAGCGCAGCGATATTTTCTTCGCTGCGGTGCAGACCACGCGCATGCCGATGATCGTGACCGATCCGCGGCAGCCGGACAATCCGATCATCTTCGTCAACCGCGCGTTCCTGGAAATGACCGGTTACGGTCGCGAGGAATTGATCGGCAATAACTGCCGCTTCCTGCAGGGGCCGGACACCGATCGCGAGACCGTACGCAGCGTCCGCGACGCCATTACCTCGCATGACGAAGTGGCGGTGGAGATCCTCAACTATCGCAAGGACGGTTCCAGCTTCTGGAATGCGCTGTATATCTCCCCGGTGTATGACGACCGCGGCGAGCTGGTGTATTTCTTCGGTTCGCAGCTGGACGTCAGCCGTCGCCGCGATGCCGAGGACGCGCTGCGCCAGGCGCAGAAGATGGAGGCGCTGGGTCAGCTGACCGGCGGCATCGCGCACGACTTCAACAACCTGCTGCAGGTCATGTCCGGGTATCTGGAACTGATCGAGCACGCGGTCGAGAGCGACCCGCTGAATCCGTCGCTGCTGCGCAAGAGCGTGGACCGCGCACGCGATGCCGCCGGCCAGGCCGCACGCCTGACCCAGCAGCTGCTGGCGTTCGCGCGCAAGCAGAAGCTGGAAGGACGCGTGCTCAATCTCAATGCCCTGGTGGCCGGGATGAGCGATGTGGCCGAGCGCACGCTGGGCGACGGCATCGCGTTCTCGCTGGAGCTGTCGCCGGACCTGCGCAACTGCCGGATCGACCCGACGCAGGCCGAAGTGGCGCTGCTCAACATCCTGATCAATGCGCGCGACGCCATGGCCGACCAGGCGGCGCCGCGTCTGGTGATCCAGACCCGCAACGTCTCGGTGCGCGCGGACGAACCCACCACCTACGACAACCTGCTGCCCGGCCACTACGTGTGCGTGTCGATCACCGACAACGGCAGCGGCATGCCGCCGGAGGTGCTGGCGCGCGTGCTGGATCCGTTCTTCACCACCAAGGAAGAGGGCAAGGGCACCGGCCTGGGTCTGTCCATGGTCTACGGCTTCGCCAAGCAGTCCGGCGGTGCGGTGCGCCTGTATTCGGAGGAGGGCCACGGCACCACCGTACGCCTGTACTTCCCGATCGACGACAACGTCGAGAACATGGCCCCGCGCGATTCGCGCACGCGCCGTCCGTTCGATCGCCAAGGCGACGAGACCATCCTGATCGTCGAGGACCGGCCGGACATCGCCGAACTGGCGCGGCTGTTCCTGGGCGACCAGGGCTATGCCACGCACGTGGTGTACAACGCGCGCGAGGCGCTGGAGCTGCTCGACACCGGCGTGCACGTGGACTTGCTGTATTCGGACCTGATCATGCCCGGCGGCCTCAACGGCGTGATGCTGGCGCGCGAGGCGCGGCGGCGCCGGCCCAAGATCAAGGTGCTGCTGACCACCGGCTATGCCGAGTCCTCGATCGAGCGTACCGATGCCGGCGGCAACGAGTTCGAGGTGCTGGCCAAGCCGTACAACCGCCAGGAGCTGATCCGCAAGGTGCGCATGGTGCTGGACGGGCCGAACGGCGTCACCTGA
- a CDS encoding PspC domain-containing protein encodes MSQPRSLSRSLNDRMIAGVMGGIAHRFGWNATLLRVLYVVGSIVSAAFPGILVYLILWLLIPNEAD; translated from the coding sequence ATGTCGCAACCCCGTTCGCTGTCGCGCTCGTTGAACGACCGCATGATCGCGGGCGTGATGGGCGGGATCGCCCACCGCTTCGGCTGGAATGCAACTCTGCTGCGGGTGCTGTACGTGGTCGGGTCGATCGTCTCGGCCGCCTTCCCCGGCATCCTGGTCTATCTGATCCTGTGGCTGCTGATTCCCAACGAAGCCGATTGA